The Microlunatus soli genome contains the following window.
TCGTCGTTGGTGGTCAGCAGATGGTGCATCGCGGCCATGCAGTCGCCGGGCCGGTTGATCACGTTCAGCAGCATCGCATTGCTGACCGCGAAGCTCGACTCCAACGGCTCCGGGTCGGCGGCGACCAGCCGGTCGAAGGTGGGCTCGCCATAGCCGACGGTGCCCGGCGGCGGCTTCTTCTTCACCACCTTGCGGCGCTTCTTCGGATCGTCGCCGGCCTTGGCCAGCGCCTTCTCGTTGGCCACCACGTGATCGGGCGCCTGGACGATGACGGTGCCGGACGTGTCGTACCCGGCCCGGCCGGCGCGACCGGCGATCTGATGGAACTCCCGTGCGGTCAGCAGCCGCGGGCGTTCGCCGTCGTACTTGCTCAGCGAGGTCAGCAACACGATCCGGATCGGCACATTGATGCCGACGCCGAGCGTGTCGGTGCCGCAGATGATCTTGAGCAGCCCGGCCTGGGACAGCCGCTCCACCAGCCGGCGATAGCGGGGCAGCATTCCGGCGTGGTGCACACCGACCCCGTTGCGGACCAGCCGGGACAGCGTCTTGCCGAAGCCGGAGCTGAAGCGGAAGTTGCCGATCAACTCGGCGATCCGGTCCTTCTCCTCGCGACTGCAGACCTTCAGGCTGGTCAGTGCCTGTGCCTGTTCGATCGCGGCCGCTCGGCTGAAGTGCACGACATAGATCGGGGTCTGGTGGGTTTCCAGCCGTTCGGTGATCGTTTCGTGCAGCGTGGTGGTGACGTACTCGTAGTGCAGCGGCACCGGACGCTCGGCCGACGCGACCACCGTCGTCGTCCGACCGGTCCGCCGTTCAAGATCGTCTGCGAACCGGGTGACGTCACCCAGGGTGGCAGACATCAGCAGGAACTGCGCCTGCGGCAACTCGATCAGCGGCACCTGCCAGGCCCAGCCCCGCTGCGGATCGGCGTAGTAGTGGAATTCGTCCATGATCACCGCGGCCACGTCGGCGTCGCGGCCGTCCCGCAGCGCCATGTTGGCCAGGATCTCCGCGGTACAGCAGATGATCGGCGCCTGGGTGTTGACGCCGGCGTCACCGGTCATCATGCCGACCTGTTGGTGGCCGAAGATCTCGGTGGCGGCGAAGAACTTCTCACTGACCAACGCCTTGATCGGCGCGGTGTAGAAGACTCTGCCGACCGGTCGACCATTCTCCTCGGCAGCCTTCCTGGCCGCCAGGACGGCGAACTCCAGCCCGGTCGCGACCAGGCTCTTGCCGGAGCCGGTCGGCGTGGCGAGGATCACATTGGAGCCGGACACCAGCTCGATCAGGGCGTCCTCCTGAGCCGGGTAGGGCGACAGGCCCCGATCGGTCGCCCAGTCGGTGAATGCGCCGAAGACGTCATCGGGATCCGCGCTCGCGGGCAGCAGATCTGTCAGGGTCATGGCGTTCCTGCGTCCTTCTCGTCGGAGTCCAGAAAGTACCGCATCTGCGGAACTTTGTTGCAGGGCAAAGCATTAATGCGGTGACCACGAAGGTCTGCCGCAATGTTGAGCAAAAGCGCGGCGCCAACCAAGCGCGCCGTTGGACGGAGCATTCAGGGTGGAGCCTGAAAGGAAGCGATGACAGAGTCCGATCCCCTGCCTGTGACCGCCGAACCGCCGGTGACCGCCGAAGCCGACCTCCAGACACTGTGCTCCACCCTGCATCTCGACGCACCGGTGGTCCAGCGGTTCGTCGCTGACTACCTCCGCCTGCTGCCGTCCCGGCTGGATCGGATCGACAGCGACCTGGCCCGGGGAGACCTTCCGGCGGCGACCGTCGACCTGCTCAGCCTGGCGACGTCCAGCACGATGCTCGGGGCCAGCGACGTGACCGAGGCCGCCGAGCAATTACGCGAACGATCCGCCTCGGGCAACCCGGCCGCGGTTGATGCCAGCCGACTGCAGTTGATCTCCCGCGTCGAACAGGCCAAGCTCCGGCTCGCCCGGATCAGCGTCGCCTGACGTCTGCTCAGTCCTCGTCCGGCGCGAGCCGGTAGCCGACGCCACGGACGGTCTGGACGAAGCGCGGTTTGCCGACCGGATCACCCAGCTTGCGCCGCAGATTGGCCAGGTGGACCTCGACCGCGCGGCGGTCGTTGTCGCTGATGTAGCCGCCGGTGCTGCCGTCGCCGCGGAGTTCGAGCACCAGTTCGTTCTTGGTGATCACCCGGCGCTGCCGCTCCAGGATCGCCAGCATCAGGTCGAATTCGCTGCGGGTCAGCTCGACGGGATCGCCGTCCAACTCGCTCAGCCGCATCTGCGGATGCATCCGCAGTCCGTTGTGCGACAGCCAGCCGCCTTCCTCGCCACCCTGTTCGGTACCCGTTGTCGCCGGATCCGGCTCGCCGCCGAGCGGACTGCCCGGAGTCCGACGCATCCGCCGCAACATCGCCTCCACCCGAGCCCGCAGTTCCCTGGGCCGGAACGGCTTGGTGACATAGTCGTCGGCGCCGGAGTCCAGCCCCATCAAGGTGTCGATCTCATCGGTCCGGGCCGACAACATGATGATGTAGGTCGAGCTGAATTCGCGGATCCGCCGGGCGACCTCGAAGCCGTCGATCCCGGGCAGGCTGATGTCGAGCGTGGTCAGGATCGGCTCGTACTCCTTGATCGCCTCGATCCCCTCGACACCGTCGGCCGTCTGATGCGACTCGAAGCCCGCTTCTGCGAGCACGGCGGCGAGCAGGTTCGCGATGTCGGCGTCGTCCTCGATGATGACCGCTACACGACGTTCGTCCCCGTCTGCCATGAGGTCACCGTACCTGGATGAAGACTGAATGACCTGCTCACCCTCTCGCTATGTGGCGACCGGGATCGACAGCAGCTGCCGTGCCATGCACCGTACGCATGGCATCTCGCGGCAAAGTCTTGCCGGTACGCCGCGGGCCCCGATATACCTGACGGTCGGAGCCGACCAGGCGGTTCGGCCGACGACGAGGTGGGAGACGAACGGCATGTTCAAGATCGGATTCAGTACGCTCGGCTGCCCGGGCTACAGCGTGGAGCAGGTGGCTGCGCTGGCCCGTGACAACGGCTTCGACGGCGTGGAGATCCGATTCATCCGCGGCGTGGTCGACCTGGCCACCCTGGAGGAGTTCTCCGCCGGCCGGATCGCCGACACCGCGAAGATCTTCGCCGATGCGGGTGTCGAGGTCAGCTGCATCGACACCAGTGTCCGGTTCGGTTCCGGCGATCCCGACGAACTGGCAACCCAGCGCGAGATCGCCAAGATCAACTGCGAGATCGCCGGTGCGCTCGGCGCCCGCTACATCCGCGTCTTCGGCGGCACCCGGCCGGCCGACGCCGATCCCGACACGTCGCTGCAGACGATCGCCGACGGCCTCGGCACGGTCGCCGACGACGCCCACGCGGCAGGGATCGAGGCATTGCTGGAGACCCACGACGACTTCTGCACCGCCGCGACGGTCCAGCCATTGTTGGACCGGACCAGCGACCGTCTGGGCGTCCTGTGGGACTTCATGCACAGCTTCCGCAACGGAGAGTCCGCCGAGCAGACCTGGTCGGCCCTGGGCCCGAGGATCCGCCAGGTGCACGTCAAGGACGGCAGCGTCGCCACCCCGGAGAAGTTCGACCTGGTCCTGACCGGCACCGGCATCGTCCCCCTCGGGGACGCAATCCGCGTACTCCGAGCCGCCGACTTCACCGGCTACGTCGACTTCGAATGGGAAAAGGCCTGGCACCCCGAGATCGAACCCCCCGAGGTCGCCATCCCGCACTTCCGCCAGGCCCTCCAAACCCTCATCTCCGGCCAGGAGAACTAAGCGCGATATATCAAGGTTAGGCACGTCCCAGCACCGCGGGAACGTGCCTAACCTTGATATATCGCGCTGGGGTTGTTGCTCTTGGGGCGGGTGGGACTCAGGCGGCGGCGATGGCGACCAGGTCGCGGCCGGGGCCTTGGGTCGGGTAGCGGCCGGTGCGCCAGATCGCGGCCAGTGGGCGGGTCAGGTCGTGGTCGCGGATCTTCACCGAACGGAGCCGGCCGAGGGCCAGTTCGTCGGCGACCGACAGTCGGCTCAGCACACCGGGTGCCAGGCCGCCGCCGATGGCGGCGTTGACCGCACCCTCGGTGCTCAGCTCCACGGCCGGTTCGGCGATTTCGGCGTCCGGCAACGCCTTGGCCAGGATGAGCTCCAGGGCGCGGCGGGTTCCGGACCCGGGCTCACGGGTGACCAGTGGGGTCTTGGCGACCTGTTCCAGGGAGACCCCGCCACGCCGGCGAGCCCAAGGATGTCCGGGTGCGACGACCAGCACCAGCTCGTCCTCGGCGATCACCCGGCACTTCAGATCGCGCGGCAGCTCGGGAGTCTCGATGAAGCCGATCGCGGCCTTGTCGTTGCGGACCAGGTCGACGACCTTGGAGCTGTTGCCGGTGATCAATTCGACGTCGGTCGGCTTCGCTCCGACCCGCAGCTGTTGGCGATGCAGCTCGACCAGCCAGGTCGGCACCAGGTGTGCCGAGGTGGTCAGACTCGCCGCGATCCGCATCCGCGTCGCCCGTCGTTCACGGAGCGCGGCAAGGCCGAAGTCCATCCGCTCGGCCGCCGACAACACATCCTGAGCCCAACCGGCGACGAGCCGACCGGTCTGGGTCAGCTGCGAACCGGTCGGGCTGCGGTGGACCAGCTCGGCACCCAGTTGGGATTCCAACGAACGCATCCGTGACGATGCCGCCTGCTGGGAGTAGCCCATCTCCTGGGCAGCGGCAGAGAGACTGCCGGTTCGGTC
Protein-coding sequences here:
- a CDS encoding DEAD/DEAH box helicase, translating into MTLTDLLPASADPDDVFGAFTDWATDRGLSPYPAQEDALIELVSGSNVILATPTGSGKSLVATGLEFAVLAARKAAEENGRPVGRVFYTAPIKALVSEKFFAATEIFGHQQVGMMTGDAGVNTQAPIICCTAEILANMALRDGRDADVAAVIMDEFHYYADPQRGWAWQVPLIELPQAQFLLMSATLGDVTRFADDLERRTGRTTTVVASAERPVPLHYEYVTTTLHETITERLETHQTPIYVVHFSRAAAIEQAQALTSLKVCSREEKDRIAELIGNFRFSSGFGKTLSRLVRNGVGVHHAGMLPRYRRLVERLSQAGLLKIICGTDTLGVGINVPIRIVLLTSLSKYDGERPRLLTAREFHQIAGRAGRAGYDTSGTVIVQAPDHVVANEKALAKAGDDPKKRRKVVKKKPPPGTVGYGEPTFDRLVAADPEPLESSFAVSNAMLLNVINRPGDCMAAMHHLLTTNDEPPQRRRRHIRRALAIYRGLRRGGIVEQSDEPDELGRRARLTVELQPDFALNQPLSPFALAAFELLDRESASYPLDVISIIEATLDDPRPILSAQRNRARGEAVAEMKAEGLEYEERMERLDDVTHPQPLADLLLPAYRTYLQTHPWLADTELSPKSVIREMAEQAMNFSEFVASYRLARSEGMVLRYLADGYRALRQTVPEEAKTGEVQDLIEWLGEVVRQTDSSLLEEWEELAHPELHRVDQDGRSEVDYGPPPVTGNVRAFRVLVRNALFRRVELCAREDWEALADMDGDRGWNADVWADAIEPYFDDHDEIGLGPDARGPAMLIMEQAGRRWTVRQIFDDPEGDHDWGFSAVVDLDASDVEGVPVITVTGAGRLDAV
- a CDS encoding response regulator transcription factor; translation: MADGDERRVAVIIEDDADIANLLAAVLAEAGFESHQTADGVEGIEAIKEYEPILTTLDISLPGIDGFEVARRIREFSSTYIIMLSARTDEIDTLMGLDSGADDYVTKPFRPRELRARVEAMLRRMRRTPGSPLGGEPDPATTGTEQGGEEGGWLSHNGLRMHPQMRLSELDGDPVELTRSEFDLMLAILERQRRVITKNELVLELRGDGSTGGYISDNDRRAVEVHLANLRRKLGDPVGKPRFVQTVRGVGYRLAPDED
- a CDS encoding sugar phosphate isomerase/epimerase family protein, whose amino-acid sequence is MFKIGFSTLGCPGYSVEQVAALARDNGFDGVEIRFIRGVVDLATLEEFSAGRIADTAKIFADAGVEVSCIDTSVRFGSGDPDELATQREIAKINCEIAGALGARYIRVFGGTRPADADPDTSLQTIADGLGTVADDAHAAGIEALLETHDDFCTAATVQPLLDRTSDRLGVLWDFMHSFRNGESAEQTWSALGPRIRQVHVKDGSVATPEKFDLVLTGTGIVPLGDAIRVLRAADFTGYVDFEWEKAWHPEIEPPEVAIPHFRQALQTLISGQEN
- a CDS encoding LysR family transcriptional regulator — encoded protein: MLSGRVPDLSAMQLLSAVDRTGSLSAAAQEMGYSQQAASSRMRSLESQLGAELVHRSPTGSQLTQTGRLVAGWAQDVLSAAERMDFGLAALRERRATRMRIAASLTTSAHLVPTWLVELHRQQLRVGAKPTDVELITGNSSKVVDLVRNDKAAIGFIETPELPRDLKCRVIAEDELVLVVAPGHPWARRRGGVSLEQVAKTPLVTREPGSGTRRALELILAKALPDAEIAEPAVELSTEGAVNAAIGGGLAPGVLSRLSVADELALGRLRSVKIRDHDLTRPLAAIWRTGRYPTQGPGRDLVAIAAA